A genomic window from Salvia miltiorrhiza cultivar Shanhuang (shh) chromosome 5, IMPLAD_Smil_shh, whole genome shotgun sequence includes:
- the LOC130986319 gene encoding uncharacterized protein LOC130986319, producing MVRPIPIFHGSESFSAIPVAIGLFVSVSLLVGLCAKHAKQMRSKSNHPNAARSPLPSPKQLIATISQKAMSPLIHGKKSTAAADSGEENGVWQKAILMGERCQPPEFSGVIYYDYDGKRIAEMPKSPRHGSMTPLKNISFPAHNNHTSVY from the coding sequence atggttCGTCCAATTCCAATCTTCCATGGAAGTGAGAGCTTCTCAGCAATCCCAGTAGCAATAGGCCTGTTTGTTTCGGTGTCTCTTTTGGTAGGTTTGTGTGCGAAACATGCAAAGCAAATGAGGTCGAAAAGCAACCATCCAAACGCGGCGAGATCGCCGCTGCCGTCGCCGAAGCAGCTGATAGCTACCATAAGTCAGAAGGCGATGTCGCCGCTGATCCACGGCAAGAAGTCCACGGCGGCGGCAGATTCCGGCGAGGAGAATGGGGTGTGGCAGAAGGCGATCTTGATGGGGGAGAGGTGCCAGCCGCCGGAATTCTCCGGCGTCATCTACTACGATTACGATGGCAAGAGGATAGCGGAGATGCCCAAGTCGCCGCGCCACGGCTCCATGACGCCCTTGAAGAATATTAGTTTTCCGGCGCACAATAATCACACTTCTGTTTATTGA